In the genome of Nitrospiraceae bacterium, the window AAGTTTCTTCATCATACCCATTACCAGTAATCACCAATTTGTTGGAAGGTACAGATGGAAAGCGATCTGCGTACATTCGACGTGTCCCTGGAGTTGTGAAAACAGCCGCTTGGCAGCGTTTTATCGTCATGCGTTCTATTATTTGGCAGGCCTTTCGTATTGTAGGGTCAGTGGGATAGTTGTCTTCGGTCATGGAATCTCGGAAGTCTGCAATCCAAGGAATTCGACAGAGAGAAGATAATGTCAGGCCGATCAGATGGGCTGTGGCGAGAGGGTAGGTTGACCAGAGAACATCCGGCTGATGTTTGCGTATAATCTGCAACCCTACATATACACCGCCAAGCCACCAACTTACCCACCGATCAGGAATTGCCAGCCACTTAGAATACGAACCGCGAAATGCCAGATGTCGAGATGAATCCAAAGCAAAAGCCCTAAAAACAGGAACAGCCTGAGGAATCTCACTTAAACTTGGGGGCAAGATGCGAGGGTAAGCACGTGTATGGGCAGTTAAAATTAATGGTTGCCAATGATGGTTAAGAAGTTCCCGAGAAAAAGTAAGTGTTCTTTGGATACCACTACTTCCAAAAGAAGGAGGGTAATGAAATGCGATCATCAAGAGCTTTTTCAAATCTACCTCAATAAATAGTATAAGGCTCTTCCGTAAAGGTTAACTGGAAACCAGTGGCGGATAAATTGTCTTTACTGGTGAAGGATCAGAAGTAACCAAGTTTTCTACCGTCCTTGTAGGGAGGGATTGTGATGGTTAATAGAGAATGAAACCTCGGAGGGGTGTTGGGTCAAAGCCGAACGCGTCTTAATGCTTTTCATAATAATAATGATACCCACCAACTGATAGAAAAGATCGAAATACGCCGTGTCTAAAAATGTTCCGGCAATCATGTACGCGATAAGGCCAAGTTGTACCATGTTGATGTAGGGAATTATCCAGTCATTGGCTCTCCCCCAACGACGAAGTTTGCGAAGACTGATGAAACATGAAAGAAACAAGAGGATCCAAAGAATAAACCCGATAATTCCATGCTCACCGAGAATGGTGTACCACATGCTATGGCAAGACCATACTTTGTCTGTTCCGTATTTTTCTACAAACTCTGGGAAGTAAATGGGGTAGAGCTCGGGTTCGTAGAAATTGAAACCTCCACCAAAGGGCCGAGCGAGTCCAACTCGCTGACAAAATTCCCAGTTCCAAAATCGGCTTACAGCAGACCCTTCATTTTCCCATCCCACAAGGTCATCAAACCGTCCTTGCACTCTTTCGGGTGCTGACATGAGTCCCGTCGCGAGTAACCCAATCACACCAACAACCAAAATACCTCCACCGCACACTGTGAGTACTTTGCGATCGGAATAGAGTGCCATTAGGCCAGTCATAGCGGCCAGAGTCAACCAGGCTCCGCGGGAGAACGTGCATATGATGGCAGGATAGGAAAGCACCATCATGACCATCATCAGCCTTCGTAGCCATATATTCGTTTCTGTCTTGGCAAGGTAAAACAAAATTGGAACGTTGAGGGACAAGGCCAGACCTATAGCGTTGTTTGAATAGAGAAAGCTTTCTTCGGGTCCCCAAACCATGAATTGTCCACCGCTGGTTATGGCCCAGAAGCCACTTTTTAGACCATAAAATCCCAGGGAAAGCGCTATCACCCTAATTAGTAATCGTAGCCGGTGTTCTGAATTAATCAGGATAGTGGACAAAAACACCATCAACAGAATTTTTGATATATAGATGAGTTTTTCTAAGGAAGCATCGGGGTAAATCGCAAAAACGGTCGATATTCCAAAGATTCCCCATAAGGCAAATAACAGCACAGATTCTGAAGATAACGGAATTTTCTTGGACTCATTCCAGAATATAATGCCTAAAAATGTCCCTATGGCAATATACTGTGCTGAAGGAAAAAAACGGGCGAATCCCCAAGTCATACTATTGGGATTCAGAAGTGATACACATATGAATGCAAGAATTCCAAAGGTAGGACGACGAAGAGCTAAGAAGGCACAAGAGATGACAATGGCAATCAGGATGATATCCCTCATTTCTCATTGATCCTCAAACTTGCTATTCCCTTTGACCTTCTAAGAGGTTGTCGCGTAGCTCTGTCCTCTGGGAAAGGAAGTTAGGAAGAGTTGTAAACATTTTCTCCTCTGAATACCCCATGGTTTTGCCACGGGGATCTCTGCTCAATTTGAACATTGTCATAGCTAGGAGCGTTGAGTGTTCGGGGAAGCAATGCACCCGTAACGTGTATGGGTAACATTGCAGAAAATTCGGCGAAAGCCTCACAAAAGGTCTTTCATGGTAGTAATCATGCAATTCATATCCTTTTCATTCATACTTTGGTGGATAGGAAGAAGGATCAGATTATCATAAAGAAATTTTCCGTCAGGGTAATTATAAAGATTTAAAGACGGGTGTATGACACCACCCCATGTAAAAGCGGGTACACCTCTTGAGCGAAGGAGGATATGAAAATCGGTCCGACCTGGTACCAAAACTGGAACGACCCATGGACACATCCCAGGTGGAATTTCCTTGAAAAATGGGATTACTCCTGGCAGCGCTCCTTTCGTGATTGCGTCAAGCAGGTAGGCGGCATTTAAATGTCGCTTTTGTATTATTGAAGTTAGATTTATCCGTTTTAAGAGGTATTTAGAGATTTTCGACATGCCTTGGTTTACAGATCCGATCTGAAAAGATGGGCTGTCATAACTGGCAGGTACGTGTTGGAGGGAAACTTCTCCCAATCTGATGATAGCTTTACATGCTGAAGATAACATATTAAACACACGAACAATCAGTTTTTGAAAGCGAGGAACATGGTCGGCCAATAATTGTTCAAGAAGATTGATGGCCACTTTAGCTTGGGTAAAATTATTACTGTGTTCCTCCAGAAGATCTGCCGTAATGTTGGAATTGTTAATCACAAGCATACCGCCATCTTTGATAGGAAGAAATTTCCTCCAACTAAAAATACTGATATCGCCAGTACTTCCCAAAGGAATTCCGTCATCTTCACCGACCAGGACATGGGCGCAATCCTCTATTAAATAGAGGCCATGGCGCTTGGTCAGGTTTAAATATGGTGCCAGAGTCTGGGGAAATCCGAAATAATGAATCATGACAATGGCTTTGGTTTTCGTATGAATTTTTGATTCCAGATCTCCGACATCAGCCTGACAATCTCGACGTATATTGTAAAAAACAACCTTTAAGCCAAATTGAATGATCGGCTCAACGAGCGTATTACAGTGGTAGGCAGGAACAAGTACCTCATCCCCAGGTTGTAGTCGAAGTGCTTTTAGACCTTGATAGAGAGCATTTCTCGCTAAAAACCAATAAGAGGTTGGATGAGTAGGAATGGGGGACGGCAGTATAATTTGTTTGGGAAGGGAAAAGAGTGTGCTCCAAGGCAAAATAGGGTCATTTGGAAAAAGATAATCCATATTTTTATAGGCCGCTTTTCAACCCGCTATTTCCGAGACTTCTTCAAGAATGCTCAAAAAGATGACAGATTTTGTGATTCTCTGAAACGAAAAATATCCATCGAATATGGCCGGCAACATCCACCGAGATTTTTAAGGCATTCAAGACGTTTTCGTGGAATGTTTCATTAAGAGAACATTACGAGCGGATCTGGGTTGAAATATTCCACCAATGTGTTTGTCGGTATAAAAGATAGCAGCCTTAAGGGGGGGGAGGTCTTGAGGGTTTCGGGATGGCAGTGAATGTGATCATAGTGTGCACCGAATACTGTCGTCCACCATGTCGGATTCATGCGGAGGACCATACCCTAGCCCAAGGCTGGATAGAAGAATCGAACTTGACCGACTAAATTAACTCTCTGGGCCTTGCACATACTTTGCGCCGTTTCACTCAGCATGCTGCAAGTAGCAGTCACAATGTCGAGACCGCACTCCTTTGCGATTAGTACCAGTTCGGTGCTTTTATCGTATCCATCCCAAACGGCTTTTCAGAGTAGACATGTTTGCCTGACGCCAATACCCCTTGGTCAAGTGAAAGCGGCTGTGTGGATTGGCGAGGTCAATGACTGTTTCGATGGAGGGGCAACAGTTGCCTTCTTGAAAGCTCTAAAAGCCTCGCACCGTGGAATTTTGCAAATGCCGAGAGCCCCTCGGCCTGATTGTCGTAAGCTCCAGTAAGCCGGAGCGCGACGTACTCGCCCAACATGATCATGTATAAGTCCGTGACGTCACTGTATCCAACAATAGCAATCCACATCGGCTCTGTGCGTCGGCTTTCAGAACGCCGTGCGTTCCGGAATAATTCGAGTCCTTTCATCATCAGTCTCTCAGTAGAGTTTGAAAAATACGGCATGAATTTCCATGGTGTGCCATTCCCAAGCCCAGCTGGCTTTGAGAGAATTAACTGGTTTCACTTGGTGCGAACTGTATCTTTTTATTCTCTCGGTTCACCACATCTGGACCCCGATCACCGTCCTTTCTCTGACGAAGTTGCCCCAGCACTGCAAACATTGTATAGCTATTGTGTGTAATTCCCCATTGGAATCGTCCAGCATAATTGACGCCTTATAGTTCTCGAGTCCGTCGTCAATTACTCCGGCACGGTCCAAATACACGCCAAATAAGCATTATGCTGCCCCCCTTTAAAGTGAGACCACTTTTAAGACACAGCAGTAGCTGAAAGGGGGCAGGACATGGGATGGGACAGAACCAATCAGACCGATTGAACGCTGGACGGCGACACAACGGGCCAATTTAGTATTGCAAATTCTCAAAGGAGAAACACCGGGCCCTGAGGCAGCCAGGGCGGCATGGGCTGACGGTGGCGGAAGTGGAAGGCTGGCAGGACCAGTTCTCCGGGGAGCAAAGAATAGCTTGCGACGGCAGCCGAAAGATGGGACGCTCTCAAGGAAGAACAGATAAAGAAACTCAAACAGAAGATTGGGGATCTGATGGTTAAACATGATGTCTTACGGGAGGCGTTGAAGCCCTACCCTTTGGGGCGAGAGATGTCCGCCGCGTGAAGGTGCAGGTCCCGGACATCTCGGAGCACCATGCCTGTCGAGTCTTACGTGTGGCATGGTCCGCCTTACATCGGCCAGGTGCCACGCAGGCCCAGTCGCTCTAATTCGGGAGGATTTGTTGGAAAAACTGCACCAGCTCATCGCCAAGCATTCAACCTATGGATATCGTCGTCCATAGGCGCTGGTGCGGTACCGAGAGGGTTTCGGGGTCAATCGGAAGGCGGTGTACCGGACCTTACGGATCAAACGGTGGTTGGTCCATCAACAGCCTTGGACGCCCCGCCCGCTGGCACAGCGTCTGCGCAGCCAAGCATTCCAAAGTATTCAGCGGTGGGCGATGGATGTGACGCACATTCCCCGCAGCCGGGACGGCTGGGGGCATTTGACTGCCGTGATCGGTCACCATGATCGGCTGCTTCCCCGGAGACGCAATTGCGCCATTACCCAGAGTACTCAAGGATTAGTTTGTAAAGGCCCGCAGCGGGTATCGGAGTTCGTCCACAATTGACCCCGGGATACCTCTCTCCTTTAAGATTAGCGCCATAGGAATTGAAATTCCGGTCTCAACGAGGGGCTGTCCTTCCCTGAGTTCAAGATTCTGGGTGTAATCAAAGGGGCGATACTTATTTTTGAGTGAACAAAGGCACTATCTGAGCTTGGACGGACATCGCTGAACTGATAATGAGGACCAATAGATCCCGATCGGTAGGGGCAAGGCTAACCATTTTTTAATTCCCAAGAGTTTTCAAAATGGATCAGGTGGAATTCTTTTGGATAATTTTTCTTGTAAATAACTTTGCGTTTTTCGCTATATCGACGGTCTTTTTGATTATTTCGCTGCGATACAAATTGATATCATACCATTCCCGACAATTTGTCGCCCAACCGAGATCAGCTGGAGACGCCTTGGTGTACATCTCTGCAATTTTATATTTTCCGTTACCACAGTAATTCTTTAGGAAGAAATAATCCAACAAACGTCCAGGACTCAGTTTTGACATTTCCTGTTTATAAGTCGTTTTTAGTACAATGACTGTACGGTCCCCGCCGACACAAATGAGCGACGCTGCGGGTTGCTTATCCAAATATAGCTGAGCAGTAATCGCATCTCCTGTAGCCGAAAATTTCTTTAAAAGTTGTTTATAGAATTCCCCTTGCTGATTATTTCTGTGTATCGCTGTTCCAGCCGCCCCTTTCCAACCTAGGCTTTCAAGTTGGCCATGTAAAACAATGGCGTCGCAGATAGTGTCCCAGTCAGTATTGAACTCAACACTAACTTGGACATCCTCCGCCTCGATGGATTCCATTGCCTTTCGTAACTGTCGGCGCAAATTTTTAGACCGGCTGGCCCAATAATCGTCAAAGCTCTGCCTTAAGTCAATCGAATAGGTCGTACCGTAGGGATCAACATCGGCCGTGCCAAGCTCCACTAGCTCATCAAAGGGCTGTAAGCGTGGGTCAACCTTTGGAATTCTTAACAACCAGCAAAATCCAGGCAATGCGCTCATCAAACTGGCCATCACCTCTTTCGTGTTTATTCCAGGAGAAATAAGGAATGGACTCAGGCAGGCTTGTCCCGGAACGAACATAGTCCAGATACCAAAATGCAAGGGCCTGACCAAGGCGGCTGCAATACACTCGTCTTTGTCCGAGCAAATGCCAAGTAATTCTGATCCGTTTCCGAAATAATTTGAAAGCGGACCAAGAAATTTGTGGTCAAGAGCCGGAACGTTTTTCGTTACTTGAATATTGAGCTTATGCCAACTGTCCAGAGCATCTTTGGGGGCACTACTGTATGCGCAAAAACTCCAATTCATGGCTCGATTCCTATGCGGTATCATACCTTTGATTTAACCCAAGCACTAACTTCGCAAATTCTTTTAGGTCCACAAGACTGATGACAGATGGCACAGCAATTCTAACTTGGGTACTCAGGATAAAATTTGTGTACATCAAATCATTCGGTCCGCTATAAACTCCACGCTAGACTGGCCAGACCTCTTTTTGAAGTGCTTTTTACAAATTAGAAATATTTGTTACTAAGGGAACATATTCACACAAACTCGAACATGTGTTTCGTGGAGGAACGCCTTTAAATTTCGACTAGCATTACCACACATATATAATTGGTTCAATCCCAATTGTGGTGGATTGAGTTCCACAAACCGTTTTGTGTTATTCCCGGACGGGCAGGCATCCATGGCACCCGCTATCTCTGGCTAAAAGACCGCATATCTGCATACTTATTTCCGGAGGGAGATCCGATAAGGCGAAATGAAGCCGTTTTTTTCAATTCCTGGAAACCTCGCATACAGTCTACCCCCTGATATCTCTGCTCTGTATTTCCATTGACGCCAAAGAGCCATGCGAATCCATATCAACACGGGTCTCCTTTGTCAGGCATCACGTCAAATTTCCAACCACTCCACCCAGATTGCGATTGATCTCAGAATGGCAATCAATTAAGACTTGCGCTAGCCTTCAATGATGGACTCTGTTGCAATTGAACATTTGAAATTGCATCCAAATGATGAGCAATATACATTCGGTTCAGCCATATAAACGATCCTTAAAGACTTGGTCTCGGTGAATACCACGCCATCTATCAATTTTAATATTTTCATTAGCATCATTAAACTCCGAAATAGCTAGCAACTCTCCTGCAAATTTATGATTAAAAAGAAATCAGTGTCATCAAAATATAAAATAACCCTATTAAGGTTCTTATGAGGATTTTCAGAAAGGATTTTCATTGCGTCCACAGTTGAAGAATACAAATCCAAATCAAACGAAACAAAACCGATGGGAATAGTATTTTTGGCTAGGAATTTTGGAACGGTTTCTTTAACATTTCCAAGTATTAAATCGGTTCTTTCACTAAGACGCTTCCTCAATTTTCTTCAGCCATGGATAATCACAAGCTCGCCATTGATCCGGGTGATCCTGAAAGTCTGGAAGAAGCAAAGGAAGACCTGAGCCAGAATCAAAACCAAATAAACGCACCTTAATCCCAACTTCCTGTTCAATTTGCCCAGCATACTTATCCAAGCTTACAAGACCCCCTCCTGCAGCTACTCCAAATTCAATCGCCACAATTTCCTTTATGTTTTGGGACATGGCTTGATCTGCAGCTTTCAAAGGCCACTTAAATAATTAGGACGCTCCACGTGCCTCCCATTAAAGTGATTCTTAACCCATTGTCAAGACAGAAAATGGATGCCTGGCCATCACCCTCGGCTTTCGCCTGTGTGCCGTGAAAGATGACTGCACGGCGTTTGGTAGCGAAC includes:
- a CDS encoding glycosyltransferase, yielding MIAFHYPPSFGSSGIQRTLTFSRELLNHHWQPLILTAHTRAYPRILPPSLSEIPQAVPVFRAFALDSSRHLAFRGSYSKWLAIPDRWVSWWLGGVYVGLQIIRKHQPDVLWSTYPLATAHLIGLTLSSLCRIPWIADFRDSMTEDNYPTDPTIRKACQIIERMTIKRCQAAVFTTPGTRRMYADRFPSVPSNKLVITGNGYDEETFHAIEKAFVLTNRSKTPLVLVHSGLLYTSERNPLPFFSSLADLKQRQIISRSNLKIILRASGNEEFYRSHVQNLGIDDIVLFECAVPYQDALHEMLHCDGLLLFQGSSCNHQIPAKLYEYLRAGRPIFALTDPRGDTANVLADAGIRTIVPLDCKEQIMHGLAEFLSLISEGHAPIPNKMEVIKHSRQARTAEFAKLLDSIVE
- a CDS encoding GNAT family N-acetyltransferase; the protein is MNWSFCAYSSAPKDALDSWHKLNIQVTKNVPALDHKFLGPLSNYFGNGSELLGICSDKDECIAAALVRPLHFGIWTMFVPGQACLSPFLISPGINTKEVMASLMSALPGFCWLLRIPKVDPRLQPFDELVELGTADVDPYGTTYSIDLRQSFDDYWASRSKNLRRQLRKAMESIEAEDVQVSVEFNTDWDTICDAIVLHGQLESLGWKGAAGTAIHRNNQQGEFYKQLLKKFSATGDAITAQLYLDKQPAASLICVGGDRTVIVLKTTYKQEMSKLSPGRLLDYFFLKNYCGNGKYKIAEMYTKASPADLGWATNCREWYDINLYRSEIIKKTVDIAKNAKLFTRKIIQKNST
- a CDS encoding putative O-glycosylation ligase, exosortase A system-associated, yielding MRDIILIAIVISCAFLALRRPTFGILAFICVSLLNPNSMTWGFARFFPSAQYIAIGTFLGIIFWNESKKIPLSSESVLLFALWGIFGISTVFAIYPDASLEKLIYISKILLMVFLSTILINSEHRLRLLIRVIALSLGFYGLKSGFWAITSGGQFMVWGPEESFLYSNNAIGLALSLNVPILFYLAKTETNIWLRRLMMVMMVLSYPAIICTFSRGAWLTLAAMTGLMALYSDRKVLTVCGGGILVVGVIGLLATGLMSAPERVQGRFDDLVGWENEGSAVSRFWNWEFCQRVGLARPFGGGFNFYEPELYPIYFPEFVEKYGTDKVWSCHSMWYTILGEHGIIGFILWILLFLSCFISLRKLRRWGRANDWIIPYINMVQLGLIAYMIAGTFLDTAYFDLFYQLVGIIIIMKSIKTRSALTQHPSEVSFSINHHNPSLQGR
- a CDS encoding DegT/DnrJ/EryC1/StrS family aminotransferase, yielding MDYLFPNDPILPWSTLFSLPKQIILPSPIPTHPTSYWFLARNALYQGLKALRLQPGDEVLVPAYHCNTLVEPIIQFGLKVVFYNIRRDCQADVGDLESKIHTKTKAIVMIHYFGFPQTLAPYLNLTKRHGLYLIEDCAHVLVGEDDGIPLGSTGDISIFSWRKFLPIKDGGMLVINNSNITADLLEEHSNNFTQAKVAINLLEQLLADHVPRFQKLIVRVFNMLSSACKAIIRLGEVSLQHVPASYDSPSFQIGSVNQGMSKISKYLLKRINLTSIIQKRHLNAAYLLDAITKGALPGVIPFFKEIPPGMCPWVVPVLVPGRTDFHILLRSRGVPAFTWGGVIHPSLNLYNYPDGKFLYDNLILLPIHQSMNEKDMNCMITTMKDLL